The Mycobacteriales bacterium genomic interval TAATGACCCGTCGGTGCTCTGACTGATCCGTCACGACCAACTTCCTGTGGCCAACCGCTTGCGCGCACGCAAGTCGCCCGAATGTCGGCGCCATCCTCCATACTCCGCGAGTGACCCAGCAGACCAAGGCGCCGAGCGCGGCGAGCTACCTCGCCCACCCCGTCATCGCGGTAGTAGACGCCACCGACGAGGCAGTAGCGGTTTGGTGGGTTCGTCTCGTTCGGATGAGTCAGATGAATGACCGCATCTGCGGCGCCTGGAGGCTCGCGCATAGCGACGTGGACACGCTGCATTCGGTGATTGCCCGACGAATCGGCCTTGCGACCACAGCCGGTCAGGTGGGACTCGACAAGGCGGGCGGTCTGGGGATGGCCCGCTACGTCGACCGGCTCCTGGAGGCTGGGACAAGCTCCAGGACATCCGTACGAACCGGTCGGTACTCGAGGCCGCTACCGGCGACTCCGTGACCTCCGACCCCGAGCCTCAGCTGTTGGCTCTCGTGCTTGTCGGTGCTCGATGAGCCTGACCTTCGCGGCGATCGACGTCGAGACCGCGAACAGCGAACGAGGCAGCATCTGCTCCTTCGGCGTCGCGGTGGTCCGCGACGGCCGCGTTGCGGAGAAGCATCACTTCCTGACCCGACCACCCAGAGAGTTGGACTGGTTCGACGGCTTCAACGTGATGCTCCACGGCATACGTCACGAGGACGTCGCCGATCAGCCCCGCTTCCAGCAGCGACTCGCCCAAGTCCTCGACATTGTGGGAAACCTTCCCGTCGTGGCGCACAACGCCGCGTTCGACATCGGCGCAATTCGGATGGGATGCGACGCGGACGACCTGGACTGGCCAACCCTGACGTACGCGTGCTCGCTGATCATGTCTCGCCGCGCGGGCCTTGCGCTTCTGAGCTATCGACTGCCGGTCGTTTGCGAAGCGCTCGGCCTCCCCTCCGGACAACATCACAGAGCTGACGATGACGCGGAAGCAGCGGCACGAGTCGTGTTGGCCCTCGCCGAACGGCAGCAGGCTGAGAACCTCGAAGACCTGGCTCGCAGCCTCATGGTTCGGTTGGGCAAGATCACGCACACCGAATGGACTGGCTGTATCCGAGCGTACGCGGGAGCGGCTCAACGGCCCACGGCGAACCTCGACGCCGACCCCGATCACCCCTTGTTCGGCAAGTCGATCGCCTTCACCGGAGGGATCAGCATCGTCCGGGCGGACGCATGGGCCCTTGTCGCCGACCTTGGGGCCACGCCCTTAAAGGCTCCGAACAAGCACACCGACTTCCTCGTCATCGGGGACGGATTCGCCGGAACTTCCGCCGCAGACTTCCGCGCAGGCAAGGCGGCCGCAGCCGTGCGAATCAACGCCAAGGGTGGGCACATCGAGGTACTCACCGAAGGAGACCTCCTAGACCTGCCCGCCGAAACGACGACCTCTGGATCACGCGTACAGGCGCCCGTCTAGCAACCCGAGACCTGGCTGCAAGCTCCCCGGGGCACCAGGAATAGCACGCCGGGCGGGCCGGTGGATGGCGGCGGTCTGAGGGCTGTCCATAACGACGCTGTTCTGGATCACCCCCAGGCACCTCGCGTGAGGCTCCGTACCGATGGGTCCTGGTCTGATTCAGCCTCTTCCGTCCGGGGGTGGCCGTAGCCTTACCGGGGTTCGGGGTGCGATGTCGACGACGGCGTGAGGGGTGGCTGATGGGACTTCTAAACAGAATGAAGGCGCGAGCGGCCGAGTCCGCCGCCCGCCAAGCCGAGAGGCTTCCGCCAGCGCCGCAAGCTCCCCTTATCCCTCCGCCGCTGGCCCCCAAGTCTGCTCGGCCGGCAGCACCCAGACCCGCAGCCAAGCAGAGCGAGCCCACCGACCCGTGGGTGCCGTTCGGCCAGGCCGTCAATGTCGGTGGTCTGACGCTGTACGGGGGCCTGCTCAACGTCGGGCCTCGTCTGCAGTCCCTGTCACAGTGGCGAGGTGACGAGCCGGAACCCTCCCTGATCAAGCCCACGTTGAAGATCAACATGAGCAACCCCGACGACGCGGGCGCGGGCGTCGGGTATTGGGCGTCGTACAGCAACCTGAGCCCCGAGACGCGGGCCGGCTATCTCCGCTGGCTGGCCGAAGGCCGCAATCGTCCCGGTGGCCCGATCGGCTTCATGTTCTTGTACTTCTACGGGCTCGAACGCCGTCTGCTCGTCGACATGCACCAGGCCGGGACCGTGGCCACCGAGCGGCCCGTACTGATCAACGAAGTTCAGCGGCTGCTCGACCTGTACGGCGATCACAGCTCCGTCAGGCGCTACCTCAGCGGACTACTCACTGCCGTGACACCCCTTGACGGGCCCCGCAGATACCTGGGCGCCCCAACACCTGCCGGGTACTCATGGGAGATGCCGTTCG includes:
- a CDS encoding exonuclease domain-containing protein — translated: MSLTFAAIDVETANSERGSICSFGVAVVRDGRVAEKHHFLTRPPRELDWFDGFNVMLHGIRHEDVADQPRFQQRLAQVLDIVGNLPVVAHNAAFDIGAIRMGCDADDLDWPTLTYACSLIMSRRAGLALLSYRLPVVCEALGLPSGQHHRADDDAEAAARVVLALAERQQAENLEDLARSLMVRLGKITHTEWTGCIRAYAGAAQRPTANLDADPDHPLFGKSIAFTGGISIVRADAWALVADLGATPLKAPNKHTDFLVIGDGFAGTSAADFRAGKAAAAVRINAKGGHIEVLTEGDLLDLPAETTTSGSRVQAPV